A window of Chitinophaga sp. MM2321 contains these coding sequences:
- a CDS encoding YwbE family protein, producing the protein MHGRNRSDIYPGLEVAIILKKDQRSGKLTYGIVQDLLTSAPYHSRGIKVRLEDGQVGRVAEINVTEED; encoded by the coding sequence ATGCACGGACGTAACAGAAGCGATATATACCCTGGCCTGGAAGTAGCCATCATCCTGAAAAAGGATCAACGATCCGGTAAGCTCACATATGGCATAGTACAGGATCTGCTCACTTCAGCGCCTTATCATTCACGTGGCATAAAGGTGAGGCTGGAAGATGGACAGGTAGGTCGGGTGGCTGAAATAAATGTTACAGAAGAAGATTAA